One genomic window of Hemitrygon akajei chromosome 1, sHemAka1.3, whole genome shotgun sequence includes the following:
- the LOC140730165 gene encoding zinc fingers and homeoboxes protein 2-like, with protein MASKRKSTTPCMVRATDVRERDPDLEVVGQAGGSPHQLSDRSWPAESGMSDEDPVLEKAALDSHRTRKLEGGYECKYCTFESQDLNEFTEHVDTLHPNVILNPFYVCAVCNFTTKRYDTFTDHNSRYHPGETSFKLKLIKRNNQTILEQSLDDPTNGRNADKEEMPPAGISISKTPIMKMNKSKVDGKRLNTVSRVKDEFGATQESKAEENANGPLHAGLVVPETVIKDGVAHVMPSIQPPPNFNLIPKVMIPMHGCKYNTAMDVNKNLIGSFNKFPYPTQAELSWLTAVSKYPEEQIKMWFSTQRLKHGISWAPEEVEEARKMMFNGTIQTPTITVVPAAAKGSTQHIVQAGVPCQLVGQTGIVLTQVANGAAASCSPITLTVAGSSSQAQSQKRGMLSSQVVADSKQQANIIQVCAAQLASQGNSVLFSPGNVDVSISRKKTKEQMAELKASFAVSQFPDDDEVFRLMQVTKLSRSEIKKWFSDNRYRTQKGHSSHTSAETTVTIPHEPAPGHGARRSGWNTFSDFGSHKFKEKSAEQLKVLEESFQNSSFPTDEEKDRLRVESKLTRREIDAWFSERRKLRDSLEGGILEMRKADLKQENIKSEIAETVHVKMSQSAAHYLSKSRTPPPSGAQQHIKTTSPIDRTHKKSQEQLHILKSAFARTQWPTVEQYDTLVVQTGLPRNDIVRWFGDNRYAIKNGNLKWLDHYQRANSDGHNGQSSFNGSGARGSRGLKMAGAWSGAAHSTQSRSGKSVLLQYYVQHRQLKEEDLDELVSKSNMSYEQVRDWFAEKQTEDAMDTSESNSRDGQCSEEDEHEDWTMVDDISEKDDYVLSEYTGNWARASRCSSTGFNELDSESMSAENSNI; from the coding sequence ATGGCTAGCAAACGGAAGTCAACAACGCCGTGCATGGTTCGTGCCACAGACGTGAGAGAGCGAGACCCAGACTTGGAGGTCGTTGGGCAGGCTGGTGGCTCCCCGCACCAGTTGTCCGATAGGAGCTGGCCAGCAGAGAGTGGGATGAGTGATGAGGATCCGGTTTTGGAGAAAGCTGCCTTAGACAGTCACCGGACCAGGAAGCTGGAAGGAGGTTACGAATGTAAATACTGCACCTTTGAATCACAGGACTTGAATGAATTTACAGAACATGTTGATACCCTACATCCGAATGTCATCCTCAATCCGTTTTACGTCTGTGCGGTTTGTAACTTTACAACAAAAAGGTATGATACGTTTACTGATCACAATAGCAGGTATCATCCAGGAGAGACCAGCTTCAAGTTAAAGTTGATAAAGCGCAATAACCAGACCATTCTAGAACAAAGCCTCGACGACCCCACGAACGGCAGGAACGCCGATAAAGAGGAGATGCCTCCTGCCGGAATCTCCATCAGCAAAACACCCATCATGAAGATGAACAAAAGCAAAGTCGACGGCAAGAGGTTAAACACGGTGTCGCGAGTGAAAGATGAATTTGGCGCCACGCAGGAGAGCAAGGCGGAAGAGAATGCCAATGGCCCCCTCCACGCTGGTTTGGTTGTTCCAGAGACTGTGATCAAGGATGGGGTAGCTCACGTGATGCCTTCCATACAGCCACCACCGAACTTCAACCTAATACCCAAAGTCATGATTCCCATGCACGGCTGCAAGTATAACACCGCTATGGACGTTAACAAGAACCTGATAGGCTCCTTTAACAAGTTCCCCTACCCTACCCAAGCAGAACTGTCCTGGCTGACGGCAGTCTCAAAGTATCCAGAAGAGCAAATAAAAATGTGGTTCTCAACGCAACGCCTTAAACACGGCATCAGCTGGGCTCCCGAAGAAGTGGAGGAAGCCAGGAAGATGATGTTTAACGGTACTATCCAGACGCCAACGATCACCGTTGTGCCGGCCGCTGCCAAAGGCAGCACCCAGCATATTGTCCAGGCGGGTGTGCCGTGCCAGTTGGTGGGGCAGACGGGTATTGTGTTGACTCAAGTCGCGAACGGGGCAGCGGCATCTTGCTCCCCCATCACCTTGACCGTGGCCGGCAGCTCGAGTCAGGCCCAGTCCCAGAAGCGGGGAATGCTCTCCTCCCAGGTGGTGGCGGATTCAAAGCAGCAGGCGAACATCATCCAGGTCTGCGCCGCACAGCTGGCGTCGCAAGGCAACTCGGTCTTGTTCTCACCGGGAAACGTGGACGTCAGCATCAGCCGCAAGAAGACCAAGGAGCAGATGGCGGAACTAAAAGCCAGCTTCGCGGTCAGTCAGTTCCCCGATGACGATGAGGTTTTCCGGCTGATGCAGGTCACCAAGCTCTCCCGGTCGGAGATTAAGAAGTGGTTCAGCGACAACCGTTACCGAACCCAGAAGGGACACTCGAGCCACACCTCTGCTGAAACCACGGTCACCATTCCCCATGAACCTGCTCCTGGCCACGGAGCTCGCAGGTCTGGATGGAACACGTTCTCTGACTTTGGGTCCCATAAGTTCAAAGAGAAGAGCGCAGAGCAGCTGAAGGTGCTGGAGGAGAGCTTCCAGAACAGCTCCTTCCCGACGGACGAGGAGAAGGATAGACTGCGGGTGGAGTCAAAGCTGACCAGGAGAGAAATAGATGCCTGGTTTTCCGAGCGGAGGAAACTGCGAGACTCTTTAGAAGGAGGGATTCTAGAAATGAGGAAAGCCGACCTGAAGCAAGAAAATATAAAATCAGAGATAGCTGAAACCGTCCACGTCAAAATGTCGCAATCTGCTGCACACTACCTATCCAAGTCTAGGACTCCCCCTCCAAGTGGAGCACAGCAACATATTAAAACCACCAGTCCAATTGATAGGACTCATAAAAAGAGCCAGGAACAGTTACATATCCTGAAGAGTGCATTTGCACGCACTCAGTGGCCAACTGTGGAGCAGTATGACACGTTAGTGGTGCAGACCGGACTGCCTCGAAATGACATAGTGCGTTGGTTCGGCGACAACAGATATGCAATTAAAAATGGCAATTTAAAATGGCTTGACCATTACCAAAGAGCGAATTCAGATGGTCACAACGGGCAGAGTAGCTTCAATGGCAGCGGGGCGCGGGGCAGCAGAGGGCTCAAGATGGCCGGTGCTTGGAGCGGAGCGGCGCATTCGACGCAAAGCCGGAGCGGTAAGTCGGTCCTGTTGCAGTATTACGTGCAGCACAGGCAGCTGAAGGAGGAGGACCTGGATGAGTTGGTGTCAAAGTCCAACATGAGCTATGAGCAGGTGAGGGACTGGTTCGCGGAAAAGCAGACGGAAGACGCTATGGACACGTCCGAGAGCAACAGCAGAGACGGCCAATGCAGCGAGGAGGATGAGCACGAGGACTGGACTATGGTGGACGATATAAGTGAGAAAGATGACTATGTCCTGTCTGAGTACACTGGCAACTGGGCTCGTGCGTCACGGTGCAGCTCGACTGGGTTTAATGAACTGGATTCAGAAAGCATGTCTGCCGAGAATTCGAACATATAG